One stretch of Methanomassiliicoccus luminyensis B10 DNA includes these proteins:
- a CDS encoding helix-turn-helix domain-containing protein, whose translation MAACRAPSAWTVTMRSAIIVVKIPDNIFCSVPPSSGLSFKVLRCVPRGPSGGYSLVKIGAPPAMDEAALVALLKDSEPGRDVDIASREKDGYLVTVSNARCTVCGSVAESGCFLESARPHGDGRMTWGIAAPDAAAIRGLVARLRERGCEVELVSVRERGRETRLTDRQEEAVRVACDLGYYDIPRRTDLDELAGKLGIGKSALDVILRRAEGKLVRCHLAKE comes from the coding sequence TTGGCAGCCTGCCGCGCCCCCTCGGCGTGGACCGTGACCATGCGCTCTGCCATCATCGTCGTCAAGATACCTGACAACATATTCTGCAGCGTCCCCCCGTCCAGCGGCCTGTCCTTCAAGGTGCTGCGCTGCGTGCCCAGGGGGCCCTCGGGAGGCTACAGCCTGGTCAAGATCGGGGCGCCCCCGGCGATGGATGAGGCGGCCCTGGTCGCGCTGCTGAAGGACTCCGAACCGGGCCGCGATGTGGACATCGCCTCGAGGGAGAAGGACGGGTACCTGGTGACGGTGTCCAACGCCCGGTGCACCGTGTGCGGGTCGGTGGCGGAATCGGGATGCTTCCTGGAGTCGGCGAGGCCTCACGGCGACGGGAGGATGACGTGGGGGATTGCCGCTCCGGACGCGGCGGCCATCCGGGGCTTGGTGGCCAGGTTGAGGGAGCGGGGGTGCGAGGTGGAGCTGGTCAGCGTGCGTGAGCGGGGGAGAGAGACGCGGCTGACCGACCGCCAGGAGGAGGCCGTCCGGGTGGCCTGCGATCTCGGCTATTATGACATCCCCCGCCGGACCGACCTGGACGAGCTGGCCGGGAAGCTGGGCATAGGCAAGTCCGCTCTGGACGTGATCCTGCGGAGGGCCGAGGGAAAGCTGGTGCGCTGCCACCTGGCCAAGGAATGA
- a CDS encoding NifB/NifX family molybdenum-iron cluster-binding protein, which yields MLVSVPISDDKGLDSALSDHFGKAPSYLIFDTATGESGVVPNQSDHMGGTGSPPEHMAKQGVSVVVCKGLGPKALTMLRSMDIKVFVGATGAAKDALAQWRAGSLIAATDENACKDHHH from the coding sequence ATGCTGGTCAGCGTACCGATATCTGACGACAAGGGGCTGGATAGCGCGTTGAGCGACCATTTCGGGAAGGCCCCGTCATACTTGATTTTCGACACGGCGACGGGGGAGAGCGGGGTGGTTCCCAACCAGAGCGATCACATGGGCGGGACCGGTTCTCCCCCCGAGCACATGGCCAAGCAGGGCGTGTCCGTGGTGGTCTGCAAGGGGCTTGGCCCCAAGGCCCTTACCATGCTGAGATCGATGGACATAAAAGTATTCGTGGGCGCCACCGGCGCGGCCAAGGATGCATTGGCGCAGTGGCGGGCCGGGAGCCTCATAGCGGCCACCGACGAGAACGCCTGCAAAGACCACCACCACTAG